In Sphingobacterium sp. R2, the genomic stretch ATGTTAACATGCAAAATGAAGAGGAAAGGTATTTCCTCCAAACTGTAATAAGACCTTTAAAATATGCTGGATACCTTACATATTAAAAATTATGCGCTTATAAACGAATTGGAAATCCAGTTCGATAAAGGTTTGAATATGATTACCGGGGAGACTGGGGCTGGTAAATCCATTATTATGGGAGCGCTGTCGCTAATTTTAGGAAATAGAGTAGAGGGAAAGTACTTTTTGGATCCAACGAAGAAGTGTGTGATTGAGGGAGAATTTAAAATAGGTCCTTACAGATTACTCAATTTTTTCGAAGAAAATGACCTAGATTATGCAGATCATACCATTATTCGAAGAGAAATCGCTCCCGATGGTAAATCCCGAGCATTTATTAATGATTCTCCTGTTACCCTAACTATTCTCAAGCAATTGGGCGAACAATTGATCGATGTACATTCTCAGCATGCAACATTGCAGATCAATACGGAAGAGTTCCAATTTTTAGTGGTCGACAGTGTCGCGGGCACATTTGCATTAAAGCAAGATTATCGAGATAGTTTCTTTGCTTATAAGAAAGCAAAAAAGGAACTCGAAGAATTTAAGGAGCTAGTAAAAAAGGCTGCATTAGAACAAGATTATTTTCAGTTCCAATTTGATGAACTTGATGCAGCGCAATTGGTGTCCGATGAGCAGGGGCAGCTCGAAATACAACAGCGCCAATTGGAAAATGCAGAAGATATTAAGCGAGCGCTAACTGCTGCATCGCAGCTATTGGAAAATGATGATATGGCTGTTTTAAGCCGTTTGAAGGACGCTATGAGCCAAGTAGATGGTATCACTTCATTTCTTCCTGAAACAGCAGATTTGGCTGCGCGGTTAAGGAGCACATGGATTGAGCTCAAGGACGTTGCCGCAGAGTTAAGTGCGCTTGAAGAAGAGACACAAATTGACGAGGGTACTTTGTTGGAAATTAACGAGCGCCTGAGCTTACTCTATTCATTACAGAAGAAACATCATGTGGACTCCGTTGAGGAGCTTATTCGGCTCAGGGATGAGCTTGAGTCCAAGTTGATGGCCATAAATTCTTCTGATGAGCAATTGGAGCGGCTGGAAAAAGAAGTCGTAGTTAAGTTGAACATTGCTCAGAAAAAGGGTAAGGAACTATCAGTAGGCAGGAGCAAAGTGTTGGCGTTAATCGCAAAAGAAGTGCAAGCTACCTTAGCAAATGTGGGAATGCCCAATGCACGTCTTCAAATTAATTTAGAGCCCTTAAAGGAAGGAGAGATGAGGGAATCCGGAATGGATGCAATCCAATTTTTGTTCTCTGCCAATAAGGGGCAGGAATTGCAATTCATTCATAAAGTGGCCTCTGGTGGTGAGCTTTCACGGGTGATGTTAGCCATAAAATCATTAGTTGCTAAAACGTCGGCCTTGCCGACTATTATTTTTGATGAAATCGATACCGGGATCTCTGGTGAAGTGGCGTTGCGTGTGGGTGAAGTAATGGAAAGTCTAGCGGAGAATATGCAGGTCATTGCTATTTCACATTTACCCCAGATTGCCGCTAAAGGTGCTGCCCATTATAAAGTGTACAAAGAAGATAAAGCCAATCGGACAATATCCAACATTATTCGATTGAACACTGCGGGTAGGGTTGCTGAAATAGCGCAGATGCTCAGCGGAGCCAATCCAACGGATGCTGCACTGGAGCATGCGGAGTTGTTATTGAAGGGTTCATAAAATACAAAAATGCCTCAAAAAGGTTTTAACTATTGAGGCACTGTTTACTATTTTTTATAATTTTTACTAGTTTCCGATAGTAGCGTCAGTTAGAACGACCTTAACAATCATGTCTTCGGGTGGACTTGTTAGACCATTAGCGTATATACGTACTACGCCGATCGAATAGTTGTACGAAAACTTGTAGCCCTTTAATTCAGAAGGGATCGCAACATACCGATCAGGTGTAGCATCCACATTGATGGCCACACTTACGTGACCGTCTTCATAATAACGTTTATCAAGATCTGAGATCTGAATGTCTTTTCTATACGTATTATTGCCTTCTCTATCCCAATCCGCCGATTTTACAGGAAATACGTAACTTGTGCCGTCTAAAACGTTCACCTCTTGTGTGATATACTCCTTCTTACAAGAAGAGAATGAAACCAAGGCTGCGGTTCCAATTAAAGCTGCTAATAAAAGTCTTTTCATATTGCTCGTGTTATTTGTGATATTTTTTTTATTATAGGACGATAAAATGATTCGATAGTTTAACGTCAACTTTGTTTATAACAAAAAATGCACCATAAAGGTGCATTTTTATAAAATTATTTTTTGATACCGCTAAACCTTACTTCTCGGCAGTATCTTTTGAAGACTTAGAATCTGAACTAGATACCTCAATATCTTTCGTTTCAGGATTAATGCTCACCGTCAACACCGAACCAGTTTGTACAGTTCCTTTTAGGATTTCTTCCGCAATTGGATCTTCCAAATACTTTTGTATTGCCCGTTTTAAAGGACGTGCTCCAAAATTACTGTCATAACCTTTATCCGCAATGAAATCTTTTGCCTCATCCGTCAAATTGATGGTATAACCCAAATCTGCGATACGCTTGAATAATGACTTCAATTCAATATCGATGATTTTGAAGATATTTTCCTTTGTCAATGAGTTAAATACAATCACATCATCAATACGGTTCAAGAATTCTGGCGCAAAGGCTCTTTTCAGAGCTGTTTCAATCACTCCACGAGAATGTGCATCCGACTGTTGTGACTTTGCAGCAGTAGTGAAACCCACACCTTGACCAAATTCCTTCAATTGGCGTGCACCAATATTAGAAGTCATAATAATAATAGTGTTTCGAAAGTCCACTTTGCGGCCTAAGCTGTCAGTCAATTGGCCTTCGTCCAATACCTGCAGCAACAGATTGAATACATCCGGATGCGCTTTCTCAATCTCATCCAATAAGACAACGGCATAAGGCTTACGACGTACTTTCTCAGTCAATTGACCACCTTCTTCATAACCAACATATCCTGGAGGCGCTCCAACTAAGCGGGAGACCGCAAATTTCTCCATGTATTCACTCATGTCGATTTGAATAAGCGCATCCTCTGTATCGAACATAAAGCGCGCTAATTC encodes the following:
- the recN gene encoding DNA repair protein RecN, coding for MLDTLHIKNYALINELEIQFDKGLNMITGETGAGKSIIMGALSLILGNRVEGKYFLDPTKKCVIEGEFKIGPYRLLNFFEENDLDYADHTIIRREIAPDGKSRAFINDSPVTLTILKQLGEQLIDVHSQHATLQINTEEFQFLVVDSVAGTFALKQDYRDSFFAYKKAKKELEEFKELVKKAALEQDYFQFQFDELDAAQLVSDEQGQLEIQQRQLENAEDIKRALTAASQLLENDDMAVLSRLKDAMSQVDGITSFLPETADLAARLRSTWIELKDVAAELSALEEETQIDEGTLLEINERLSLLYSLQKKHHVDSVEELIRLRDELESKLMAINSSDEQLERLEKEVVVKLNIAQKKGKELSVGRSKVLALIAKEVQATLANVGMPNARLQINLEPLKEGEMRESGMDAIQFLFSANKGQELQFIHKVASGGELSRVMLAIKSLVAKTSALPTIIFDEIDTGISGEVALRVGEVMESLAENMQVIAISHLPQIAAKGAAHYKVYKEDKANRTISNIIRLNTAGRVAEIAQMLSGANPTDAALEHAELLLKGS